A DNA window from Setaria viridis chromosome 2, Setaria_viridis_v4.0, whole genome shotgun sequence contains the following coding sequences:
- the LOC117846488 gene encoding UDP-glycosyltransferase 82A1 — translation MATELARRTIIFVPFPGQGHVIPMLRLARILVDRGDISATVAVPDFIHRHMGQHSVPGVAFVSIPSGVQDDGDQPPGPPSFLHSLEHYMPAQLEAMLMAPHGTGAGRVSCLVIDLLASWAIPVAARCGLPVVGFWPAMLASYRTVAAIPELMDKGLISESGMPLQTDFNCNKDQNIADLDILPAKLNLRFQDLPWLISNSAVSQKSRLAFWLQIANRAKSLSYILVNSIPSEGGDSDKYDPPQGQEILPIGPVLLNDDSTKATAVWQTDQTCIDWLDQHSVGSVIYVSFGSWAAPMEPEKISGFAHGLEASGQPFLWALKNHPSWRAGLPDGYMEKVAGRGKIVSWAPQDDILKHEAVGCYITHCGWNSALEAVRHGVRMICYPINSDHFVNCAYMVNMLEIGILLVSSDSSDVKDCIERVIKGNEGRHLQQMVNKMRETITVGEAMCVAKRNLSLFMERMKNN, via the exons ATGGCCACCGAGCTCGCGCGGCGCACCATCATTTTTGTGCCATTCCCAGGGCAAGGCCACGTCATCCCGATGCTGCGCCTGGCGCGCATCCTCGTGGACCGCGGGGACATCTCGGCCACCGTCGCCGTGCCTGACTTCATCCACCGCCACATGGGCCAGCACTCTGTCCCGGGGGTGGCCTTTGTCTCCATACCCAGCGGCGTCCAGGACGACGGCGATCAGCCCCCGGGACCTCCGAGCTTCCTGCATTCCTTGGAGCACTACATGCCGGCCCAACTGGAGGCCATGCTGATGGCGCCGCACGGCACAGGGGCCGGCCGCGTCTCGTGCCTGGTTATCGACCTCCTGGCGTCGTGGGCGATACCGGTGGCCGCGCGGTGCGGCCTGCCGGTTGTTGGGTTTTGGCCGGCGATGCTGGCAAGCTATCGCACCGTGGCGGCAATCCCGGAGCTTATGGACAAGGGTCTCATTTCTGAATCGGGTATGC CCTTGCAAACAGATTTCAATTGCAACAAAGACCAGAACATTGCAGATCTCGACATATTGCCGGCAAAGTTAAACCTTAGATTCCAAGATCTTCCATGGCTCATCAGCAATAGCGCAGTATCCCAGAAATCAAGACTAGCCTTCTGGTTACAGATAGCGAATCGTGCGAAAAGCCTCAGCTACATCCTTGTCAACTCTATCCCCAGTGAAGGTGGCGACTCTGACAAGTATGATCCACCACAGGGTCAGGAAATCCTCCCCATCGGGCCGGTATTACTCAATGACGACTCGACGAAGGCTACTGCAGTGTGGCAGACTGACCAGACTTGCATTGACTGGTTAGACCAGCACAGTGTTGGTTCGGTGATCTACGTTTCATTCGGAAGCTGGGCTGCACCTATGGAACCTGAGAAAATAAGTGGATTCGCACATGGTTTGGAGGCCTCTGGCCAACCATTCTTGTGGGCTCTCAAGAACCACCCATCATGGAGAGCAGGCCTCCCTGACGGGTACATGGAGAAGGTAGCCGGCCGTGGCAAGATTGTCTCGTGGGCACCGCAGGATGACATTCTGAAGCACGAGGCAGTGGGGTGCTATATCACGCACTGTGGCTGGAACTCGGCATTGGAAGCTGTACGGCATGGGGTTCGCATGATATGCTACCCGATCAATTCAGACCATTTCGTCaactgtgcatacatggttAACATGTTGGAGATTGGAATTCTGCTGGTTAGCAGTGACAGCAGCGATGTGAAAGATTGCATTGAAAGAGTCATAAAAGGCAATGAAGGAAGGCATTTACAGCAAATGGTCAATAAAATGAGAGAAACAATCACGGTTGGTGAGGCAATGTGTGTTGCCAAGAGGAATCTCAGCCTATTCATGGAGAGAATGAAGAACAACTAG